The following coding sequences are from one Prochlorococcus marinus CUG1438 window:
- the gcvT gene encoding glycine cleavage system aminomethyltransferase GcvT: MDFLKSPLYSKYVESNAKLVDFAGWEMPISFSGLIKEHESVRSSAGLFDISHMGVISIKGINPKDYSQKLFPTNLYSFSEGQGLYTVMLNDKGGIIDDLIIYDLGIQENDISELLLIVNASRYEKDFQWIKNNLNMSEISITNFKKDKVLLALQGKNSFDLFEEWIESSISHIPNFGCEYKIFEHISPKEKIFFSKTGYTGENGLEILLSKKAAINLWDFSISKNVAPCGLGARDTLRLEAGMHLYGQDINEETSPYEAGLGWLVHLENNHEFFGRRFLEEQSKLGVQKKLVGLSIEGKAIGRKGCAVLKGEENIGTITSGSWSPTKQQAIAFAYINTSHAFINNEVQILIRGKKFKGVITKRTFYIKNY; encoded by the coding sequence ATGGATTTCCTAAAAAGTCCTCTTTATTCAAAATATGTTGAATCTAATGCAAAATTAGTGGATTTTGCTGGTTGGGAAATGCCCATATCATTTTCAGGATTAATTAAAGAGCATGAATCAGTTAGATCTTCAGCAGGATTATTTGATATTTCTCACATGGGTGTGATTTCTATCAAGGGAATCAATCCAAAGGATTATAGTCAAAAACTTTTTCCTACTAATTTATACTCCTTTTCTGAAGGTCAGGGGCTTTATACAGTAATGCTCAATGATAAAGGAGGAATAATAGATGACTTAATAATTTATGATCTTGGTATACAAGAAAATGACATATCAGAATTATTGTTAATAGTAAATGCAAGTAGATATGAAAAAGATTTTCAGTGGATAAAAAATAATTTAAATATGTCTGAAATATCGATAACAAACTTTAAAAAAGACAAAGTACTTTTAGCACTACAAGGAAAAAACTCATTCGATTTATTTGAAGAATGGATTGAATCTTCGATCTCACATATCCCTAACTTTGGTTGCGAATATAAAATTTTTGAACATATTTCGCCTAAAGAAAAAATTTTTTTTTCAAAGACAGGATATACGGGGGAAAATGGTCTGGAAATACTTTTATCTAAAAAAGCAGCAATTAATTTATGGGATTTCTCAATTTCCAAAAATGTCGCACCTTGTGGTTTAGGAGCTAGAGATACTCTTAGACTTGAAGCAGGCATGCATCTTTATGGTCAAGACATAAATGAAGAAACTTCTCCATATGAAGCAGGGTTAGGCTGGCTAGTACATCTAGAAAATAATCACGAATTCTTTGGAAGAAGATTTCTTGAAGAGCAGTCAAAATTAGGTGTTCAAAAAAAGTTAGTTGGTCTCTCTATAGAAGGTAAAGCAATAGGAAGAAAAGGTTGCGCTGTTCTTAAAGGTGAAGAAAATATTGGCACTATCACAAGCGGCAGTTGGTCTCCAACTAAACAACAAGCTATAGCTTTTGCATACATCAATACTTCGCATGCCTTCATAAATAATGAAGTTCAAATATTAATTAGAGGAAAAAAATTCAAAGGGGTAATAACAAAAAGAACGTTCTATATAAAAAATTATTAA
- the speB gene encoding agmatinase has product MTKNLFNNENAIYMGAKRSPENCSIGIFGVNYDGTCSFKPGARFGPDAIRQVSSCLETYCPNIKKDLEDIMYVDFGSIIIDKNDSKSVIESVKSATNFLISKRLSPIMLGGEHSITRGAIEALVKKYPDLILVQLDAHADLRESYIGNEHSHACTMKRCLEVLPEKRILQVGIRSGTKDEFEIMHNNNQLVNFSPGGNAHDLKQALLPYAKSPIYLTIDLDWFDPSLLAGTGTPEPGGFFWNDFEEILKTFKDLRIVASDIVELSPEIDKSGVSSIVAAKVLRSLILSLENMQ; this is encoded by the coding sequence ATGACAAAAAATTTATTTAATAACGAAAATGCAATTTATATGGGAGCAAAGAGAAGTCCTGAGAACTGCTCAATTGGTATATTTGGAGTTAATTATGACGGGACATGTTCGTTTAAACCAGGAGCAAGATTTGGTCCAGACGCAATAAGACAAGTCAGTTCTTGTTTAGAAACATATTGTCCAAATATAAAAAAAGACTTAGAAGATATTATGTATGTTGATTTTGGATCAATAATAATTGATAAAAATGATTCAAAGTCCGTTATAGAGTCTGTTAAATCAGCAACAAATTTTTTAATTAGTAAACGCCTTAGTCCTATTATGCTTGGAGGCGAACACTCTATTACAAGAGGTGCTATTGAAGCATTAGTAAAAAAATATCCAGATTTGATATTGGTTCAACTTGATGCTCATGCAGATTTAAGAGAATCATATATAGGTAATGAACATAGTCATGCTTGTACTATGAAAAGATGCTTAGAAGTGCTACCTGAAAAGAGAATTTTGCAAGTAGGAATTAGGAGTGGAACTAAAGACGAGTTTGAAATTATGCATAACAACAACCAATTAGTTAACTTTTCTCCAGGCGGAAATGCACATGATTTAAAACAAGCTCTTCTACCTTACGCTAAGTCTCCAATCTATTTAACAATAGATTTAGATTGGTTTGATCCCAGCTTATTAGCAGGGACGGGCACTCCAGAACCGGGAGGATTTTTTTGGAATGATTTTGAAGAAATACTGAAAACTTTTAAAGACCTTAGAATTGTGGCTTCAGATATTGTGGAATTATCTCCAGAAATTGATAAAAGCGGAGTAAGTAGTATAGTTGCGGCCAAAGTACTTAGAAGCTTAATTTTGTCATTAGAAAATATGCAATAA